The following proteins are encoded in a genomic region of Portunus trituberculatus isolate SZX2019 chromosome 13, ASM1759143v1, whole genome shotgun sequence:
- the LOC123503132 gene encoding uncharacterized protein LOC123503132 encodes MPVYKGVLSLEDQGPDTPTVHLFDYSSDGGTNTKSNCRKQLITLESCIYLGRRNLASINSQSRTKNTKPGSQSTSGIEKNTENSTNRSTGEGDRIGGRSEGWRSKWEGNEGEEGLSEGGAGVSRIHSQVSERSLRLRHEGLGHWPAALCGPPGGAP; translated from the exons atgcCTGTCTATAAGGGCGTTTTATCCTTAGAAGATCAAGGACCGGACACTCCTACTGTTCATCTCTTTGACTACAGCTCAGATGGCGGCACCAACaccaa GTCAAACTGCCGCAAACAACTCATCACACTGGAGTCCTGCATCTATTTAGGGCGACGTAACTTGGCATCAATAAACAGCCAATCACGAACCAAGAACACCAAGCCAGGGAGCCAATCAACGAGCGGCATTGAGAAGAACACGGAAAACTCGACCAATAGGAGcacaggagagggagatagaatcGGAGGCAGAAGTGAAGGATGGAGAAGTAAATgggaaggaaacgaaggagaagaaggttTATCTGAAGGAGGGGCAGGAGTTTCAAGGATACATTCTCAAGTGTCCGAACGGTCCTTACGACTACGCCATGAAGGTTTGGGACACTGGCCGG CAGCTTTGTGTGGCCCTCCAGGCGGCGCCCCCTGA